Proteins from a genomic interval of Desulfomonilaceae bacterium:
- a CDS encoding cation diffusion facilitator family transporter — protein MSGRSPSEEDANSYVPDAAAAAFRERIQGQDRIIVVDHEEKFAGEDNPISRVSGYSKVAIYSCLVNSLLMALKYYLGEASGSLALKADAIHSFADVISSLTIFLGIVISDRKTRNFPEGLYKVENLAALLSSLFIFFAAYEIGAEALWKVSHEQIKNLPQVVGGIIAIMAIAAIFSRYELRIGLDVGSPSLVADARHVTTDLLASAVILFGIIGTYLGYPIDRYVALLVAVIVARIGVQILVEAVKVLLDATLDFPTLNGIRKIVESRQEVEEILNIGGRNSGRFKFVEISLTTNLKLLSDAHQLTSEIEEEILDQYPNIDKILIHYEPQHKDIELIAVPLDVKAPNLPDEKSRLSDHFGEAPYFAIIAKSYSNKTVSIDNYLPNRFKDLERQKGVKAAEMLAEHGVDQVRSRVRLEGKGSGYALDALQIEVAQTSAQTLEDMITELKQDFVTSA, from the coding sequence ATGAGTGGGAGGTCCCCTTCGGAGGAGGACGCCAACTCATATGTCCCCGATGCGGCAGCAGCAGCATTCAGAGAACGAATCCAGGGACAAGACCGGATTATTGTAGTGGACCACGAAGAAAAATTTGCAGGCGAAGATAATCCGATAAGTCGGGTATCCGGATATTCAAAAGTCGCCATATATTCTTGCCTTGTAAACTCTTTGCTTATGGCTTTGAAGTACTATTTGGGCGAGGCTTCAGGAAGTCTTGCTCTAAAAGCCGACGCAATTCATTCTTTCGCCGACGTAATTTCATCCCTGACCATATTTTTGGGGATAGTAATCTCTGACCGTAAAACGAGGAATTTTCCCGAGGGTCTTTATAAAGTAGAAAACCTCGCGGCGCTCCTGTCGTCACTCTTTATTTTTTTCGCCGCATATGAAATTGGCGCCGAAGCATTATGGAAGGTGTCCCACGAGCAAATAAAAAATCTCCCACAGGTTGTTGGGGGAATCATTGCAATCATGGCGATAGCCGCAATTTTTTCGAGATATGAACTGAGGATCGGACTGGACGTGGGTTCCCCCAGTTTGGTGGCTGACGCCAGACACGTGACTACGGACCTGCTGGCCAGCGCCGTGATCCTGTTCGGCATAATTGGCACATACTTGGGATACCCGATTGATCGCTATGTGGCTTTATTGGTAGCTGTGATCGTGGCCCGTATTGGTGTTCAGATACTCGTTGAGGCGGTAAAAGTTCTTTTAGACGCTACCCTGGATTTTCCCACCTTAAACGGCATAAGAAAAATCGTCGAAAGCCGACAGGAAGTCGAGGAAATACTGAACATTGGAGGCCGAAATTCAGGGAGGTTCAAATTTGTGGAAATATCACTTACTACAAACTTAAAGCTTCTCAGTGACGCCCATCAACTTACTTCGGAGATTGAGGAGGAAATTCTAGATCAGTACCCAAACATAGATAAAATTCTTATACATTACGAACCTCAGCACAAAGATATTGAACTAATTGCCGTTCCTCTGGATGTAAAGGCGCCCAATCTGCCGGACGAGAAATCCAGACTATCCGACCACTTTGGGGAAGCGCCCTATTTTGCGATTATTGCAAAGAGTTATTCAAACAAGACTGTTTCAATAGATAATTATTTGCCGAATCGTTTCAAAGATCTCGAGCGCCAGAAGGGCGTGAAGGCAGCGGAGATGCTTGCAGAACATGGAGTCGATCAGGTAAGGTCTCGCGTGCGACTCGAAGGCAAAGGATCAGGTTATGCTCTCGACGCTCTGCAAATAGAGGTCGCTCAAACTTCTGCCCAAACCCTGGAAGACATGATTACTGAATTGAAGCAAGATTTTGTGACGTCAGCATAG
- a CDS encoding 3-hydroxyacyl-CoA dehydrogenase NAD-binding domain-containing protein — protein sequence MLIKRVSVIGMGTMGSQIGIVCARAGFPTYMVDTSSEQVEKGASTISSFLGHQKKKGKMSQDDIDHILSLISTSNDMSKGVADADLVIEAVFEDIETKSNVFKILDEVAPKETIFASNTSTLWITELAAVTGRSDQCIGAHFLIPAALTPLVEVVRGVETSDKTHEAVLDFLNRCGKETVTVADSPGFVINRLYLPLVNEAFFALETGLAGAEEIDRSCVRGLAFPLGPLAAADAFGLDILLACMKTFHRELGEKYRPAPFLVKLVKAGHLGKKTGQGVYHYGA from the coding sequence ATGCTGATCAAGCGGGTGAGCGTCATAGGCATGGGCACAATGGGGAGCCAGATTGGAATTGTGTGCGCCCGTGCGGGGTTCCCAACCTATATGGTAGACACATCCAGCGAACAGGTGGAGAAGGGAGCCTCCACCATAAGCTCATTTCTTGGCCATCAGAAGAAAAAGGGAAAGATGAGTCAGGATGATATTGATCACATCCTCTCGCTCATTTCCACAAGTAATGATATGTCAAAAGGGGTTGCGGACGCGGATCTTGTAATAGAGGCGGTCTTCGAGGACATAGAGACAAAAAGCAACGTTTTCAAGATCCTGGATGAAGTGGCGCCGAAAGAGACCATTTTCGCCAGCAACACGTCCACTCTGTGGATTACCGAACTGGCTGCGGTTACAGGACGCAGTGATCAGTGCATTGGCGCTCACTTTTTGATTCCAGCGGCTCTGACTCCACTTGTGGAGGTTGTCAGGGGAGTGGAAACATCTGACAAGACACATGAAGCCGTTCTGGATTTTTTGAACAGATGCGGCAAGGAGACCGTCACGGTGGCAGATTCTCCAGGATTCGTAATAAACCGGCTATACTTGCCTCTGGTCAATGAGGCGTTTTTCGCTTTAGAGACGGGTCTTGCCGGCGCCGAGGAGATTGACAGAAGCTGCGTCAGGGGTTTAGCTTTCCCTTTGGGACCCCTGGCCGCAGCGGACGCCTTTGGGTTGGACATACTACTGGCTTGCATGAAGACCTTTCACAGAGAACTGGGAGAGAAGTACAGGCCGGCTCCTTTTCTTGTAAAGCTGGTCAAGGCGGGGCATTTGGGCAAAAAGACAGGGCAGGGTGTGTATCACTATGGCGCATAG
- a CDS encoding acetyl-CoA C-acyltransferase produces the protein MRDAVIVTGVRTPVGRYLGSLREIPAHDLGAIVLKEVVKRAALDPTRIDEVIMGQSYQSGESVNVARMALLKAGFPDSIPGITVDRRCCTGLDVVCLAAMKIQAGYADIVVAGGVESMSNAEFYLPGSIKWGVGGVHGMPRGHGDLSTWGLPLYDRIQRARVMSQPQERYGILPSMMSWAETAAQEEAISREDCDRWAVGSHQKACSARKVGKFDEEIVTVPIPGHKGNPTVFSEDEGPREDTSMEKLAKLKPILGGVCTAGNSSSENDGAAAVLVTSLECAQQMGMEPLGRLRSFAVAGDDPRHTYRTIPAAVGKVLSQTGISLDRIDLMEIQEAFASQVLADLQELGIGPEDYARVNVNGSGISLGHPIACTGTRVLVTLLHEMRRRKARYGLECICGGGGLGIAAIFERI, from the coding sequence ATGAGAGATGCAGTGATAGTTACTGGGGTTCGAACACCCGTTGGACGATACCTGGGATCACTCAGGGAGATCCCAGCACATGACCTGGGCGCCATAGTCCTCAAAGAGGTAGTCAAACGAGCGGCGCTGGATCCGACACGAATTGATGAAGTAATCATGGGACAATCTTACCAAAGTGGGGAGTCTGTGAATGTGGCCCGAATGGCGTTACTCAAGGCCGGGTTTCCGGATTCGATCCCCGGAATTACTGTGGATCGGCGTTGCTGTACGGGTCTTGATGTCGTATGTCTAGCCGCCATGAAGATTCAGGCTGGATATGCGGATATCGTAGTAGCGGGAGGGGTGGAGAGCATGAGTAACGCGGAGTTCTATCTCCCTGGATCAATTAAGTGGGGCGTTGGCGGGGTCCATGGTATGCCTCGAGGCCACGGAGACCTGTCAACCTGGGGCCTTCCTCTCTACGATCGCATCCAACGGGCCAGGGTTATGTCGCAGCCTCAGGAGCGTTATGGAATTTTACCTTCGATGATGTCATGGGCCGAAACCGCAGCGCAAGAAGAGGCCATTTCGCGGGAGGACTGTGATCGGTGGGCAGTTGGCAGCCATCAAAAAGCATGCAGCGCACGTAAGGTTGGGAAGTTTGACGAAGAGATAGTCACTGTGCCAATTCCGGGCCACAAGGGCAATCCAACTGTCTTTTCTGAAGACGAGGGCCCGAGGGAAGACACGAGCATGGAAAAATTGGCGAAACTCAAACCTATCCTTGGAGGAGTATGCACGGCAGGAAACTCTTCCTCCGAAAACGATGGGGCTGCCGCCGTATTGGTGACCTCGCTGGAATGCGCCCAGCAAATGGGGATGGAGCCGCTCGGAAGATTGAGATCCTTCGCTGTGGCGGGAGATGATCCGCGCCATACGTACAGGACGATTCCTGCGGCCGTGGGAAAAGTTCTTTCCCAGACCGGCATATCACTTGATCGGATAGATCTGATGGAAATACAGGAGGCCTTCGCTTCCCAGGTTCTCGCCGATTTGCAGGAGCTTGGAATTGGACCGGAAGATTATGCCCGAGTCAATGTCAATGGTTCAGGGATCTCGCTGGGGCATCCCATAGCCTGCACGGGAACACGAGTTCTTGTGACCTTGCTCCACGAAATGCGTCGCCGAAAGGCTCGCTATGGCCTGGAATGCATATGTGGCGGCGGGGGGCTAGGGATTGCCGCAATTTTTGAAAGGATTTGA
- a CDS encoding 3-hydroxyacyl-CoA dehydrogenase family protein, whose amino-acid sequence MAPVKMVAVIGAGVMGRGIAQVCAQAGRQVILNDVHAPALRKAINAIKWSVGKFVEKGRLTEDTDTIMCRIRTDTELSGVSEADLIIEAVFEDLRVKQGVIEELDSLAKPGALLASNTSAIPVTDLAAVTQAPQRVVGLHFFNPVPMMKAVEVVRGMQTSPGSVDRATAFVRQLGMEPITVERDVPGFLLNRINLVGYVEAIRLVESGVGNVEDIDKGVRLAFGRKMGPFETGDIVGLDVSCGALTAIYEDSRDDRFFPPQLLRRKVKAGDLGRKTGKGWYSWGEDGTRGDPCRRP is encoded by the coding sequence ATGGCGCCTGTCAAAATGGTGGCAGTGATAGGGGCGGGAGTTATGGGTAGAGGCATCGCTCAGGTCTGCGCTCAGGCTGGGCGACAAGTTATCTTGAATGACGTTCACGCGCCGGCGTTAAGGAAGGCCATCAACGCCATAAAATGGTCGGTGGGCAAGTTCGTGGAAAAGGGCAGGTTGACTGAAGACACGGACACGATAATGTGTCGCATTCGGACCGACACCGAACTCTCCGGCGTGTCGGAGGCTGATCTGATAATTGAAGCTGTGTTTGAGGATCTTCGCGTCAAACAGGGTGTAATTGAGGAACTCGATTCATTGGCAAAACCGGGAGCGCTATTGGCAAGTAACACGTCGGCAATCCCGGTGACGGACCTTGCCGCTGTTACTCAGGCTCCTCAACGAGTGGTTGGACTCCATTTTTTCAACCCTGTTCCTATGATGAAGGCAGTAGAAGTGGTCAGGGGAATGCAGACTTCTCCAGGGAGCGTTGACAGGGCGACGGCATTTGTCAGGCAATTGGGCATGGAACCCATTACGGTTGAACGTGACGTCCCAGGTTTTCTCCTCAACCGCATCAACCTTGTAGGATACGTTGAGGCGATTCGGCTTGTGGAGTCCGGCGTTGGGAATGTGGAGGATATTGATAAAGGTGTGCGGCTGGCTTTTGGAAGAAAAATGGGTCCATTTGAAACAGGCGACATAGTTGGTCTCGATGTTTCCTGCGGGGCGCTGACCGCCATTTACGAGGATTCGCGAGATGACAGATTTTTTCCTCCACAATTGCTTCGGCGTAAAGTGAAGGCCGGTGATCTTGGACGTAAAACCGGAAAGGGATGGTATTCTTGGGGAGAAGACGGAACTCGGGGAGACCCTTGCAGGCGTCCGTGA